A window of the Dyadobacter pollutisoli genome harbors these coding sequences:
- a CDS encoding beta-ketoacyl-[acyl-carrier-protein] synthase family protein produces the protein MGVRITGIGIVSAIGLSVEENLLALKEGRSGIASAAFFKEASRDLLVGEVKISDDDLKTQLGTGPANISRTSLLGLKAAREAWGSNVHTPALRTGIISSTSVGGMDRSEIFYKDYLAQNNPDFSLLKTHDSGSTTERIAAEMGISGYINTLSTACSSGANAIMLGARLLIQNKLDRVLVGGSDALTKFTINGFRSLMIYDDQWCRPFDESRSGLNLGEGAAFLLLENDKSVAFSGNQTLCYVSGWANAADAYHQTASSPEGKGATLAIENAIQRSGITRESISYVNAHGTGTKNNDLSESVALKNVFGENIPAFSSTKAFTGHTLAAAGAIEAVFSVLSIQHSLIYPNLNYRNAIAETGLEPVTSLQTDKPVEAVLSNSFGFGGNNSSLVFSKK, from the coding sequence AAGGAGGCCTCCCGCGACCTGCTCGTAGGAGAGGTCAAAATTTCAGATGATGACCTGAAAACGCAGCTTGGTACTGGCCCTGCCAACATTTCGCGGACTTCATTATTAGGTTTGAAAGCTGCGCGTGAGGCGTGGGGGAGCAATGTACATACGCCCGCATTACGCACAGGGATTATTTCTTCTACTTCCGTTGGTGGAATGGATCGGAGCGAAATTTTTTACAAAGATTACCTCGCTCAAAATAATCCCGATTTTTCACTTCTGAAAACGCACGACAGCGGCAGTACTACCGAAAGGATTGCGGCTGAAATGGGTATTTCAGGGTACATTAATACACTTTCAACAGCCTGTTCGTCGGGTGCCAATGCAATAATGCTAGGTGCAAGATTGCTGATTCAGAATAAGCTGGATCGCGTGCTCGTAGGTGGGTCGGATGCGCTTACGAAGTTCACAATCAATGGCTTCCGGTCGCTTATGATCTATGACGATCAATGGTGCCGCCCGTTTGACGAGTCGCGTAGCGGTCTTAATCTGGGAGAAGGGGCTGCTTTTTTGTTGTTGGAAAATGATAAGAGCGTTGCATTCTCGGGAAACCAAACGCTTTGCTACGTAAGTGGCTGGGCTAATGCGGCTGATGCATACCATCAAACCGCTTCGTCACCAGAAGGCAAGGGAGCGACATTGGCTATTGAAAACGCCATTCAACGCTCCGGCATAACCCGGGAAAGCATTTCCTACGTAAATGCACACGGTACGGGCACGAAAAATAATGATCTGTCGGAATCGGTGGCGCTGAAAAATGTGTTCGGAGAAAATATTCCTGCATTCAGTTCTACAAAAGCTTTTACAGGACATACATTGGCGGCTGCCGGGGCAATTGAAGCTGTATTTTCGGTGCTTTCCATTCAGCATAGCCTCATTTACCCAAACCTGAACTACCGCAACGCGATCGCTGAAACCGGCCTGGAACCGGTCACCAGCTTGCAAACCGACAAACCGGTTGAGGCGGTGCTGTCCAATTCATTTGGTTTCGGGGGGAACAATTCTTCATTGGTTTTTTCAAAAAAATAA
- a CDS encoding DUF2062 domain-containing protein produces the protein MTLSDIRCCILIPTYNNQHTLRRVIDGVLEHSNGQDIIVINDGSTDETGAILHSYGGKIRMLTNAKNSGKGYSLRKGFKEAIRLGYDNAISIDSDGQHLPGDIPVFIEAASLNPGALLMGSRNMRQEGVPGKSSFGNKFSNFWFKFETGLTLPDTQTGFRLYPLEPLKKTRLFTSKFETEIEVIVKLAWKDVPVIPIHIRVIYDMNERVTHFRPFRDFTRISILNTWLVILTLLYYLPKRLLTAIYKKGLWKIIKEEAIKPDESNLSKARSVGFGFFMGILPIWGFQLLVGIPLSIYFRMNKVLFLTAANISIPPFIPFIIFGSYQFGGLFYKNGVQLTSFEDLNLESIHVNIVQYLLGGTLLALLAGAVGFVVTYLPLALFRPSKKGA, from the coding sequence ATGACCCTTTCTGATATCCGTTGCTGCATTCTTATCCCGACTTACAACAATCAGCATACCCTCCGAAGAGTGATCGATGGAGTACTCGAACATTCGAACGGGCAGGATATCATCGTCATCAACGACGGGTCGACGGACGAAACAGGAGCAATTTTGCATTCCTACGGTGGCAAGATTCGTATGCTGACCAATGCGAAAAACTCTGGCAAAGGATACTCCCTCAGAAAAGGTTTCAAGGAAGCGATCAGGCTCGGTTACGACAATGCCATTTCTATCGATTCCGATGGGCAGCATTTGCCTGGGGACATTCCGGTTTTCATTGAGGCAGCTTCCCTAAACCCCGGCGCGTTGCTGATGGGCTCGCGGAATATGCGGCAGGAAGGTGTTCCTGGTAAAAGCTCTTTCGGTAATAAATTTTCCAATTTCTGGTTCAAGTTTGAAACCGGACTTACACTGCCCGACACACAAACCGGTTTCCGGCTGTACCCGCTCGAACCGCTAAAAAAAACCAGACTGTTCACCTCCAAGTTTGAAACCGAAATAGAAGTCATCGTCAAGCTTGCCTGGAAGGATGTGCCCGTAATACCGATTCATATCAGGGTGATTTATGATATGAATGAGCGGGTTACGCATTTCCGGCCTTTCCGTGACTTTACGCGCATCAGCATTCTCAATACCTGGCTGGTGATACTTACATTGCTTTATTATTTGCCCAAGAGATTGCTGACTGCGATTTACAAAAAAGGCCTTTGGAAGATCATTAAGGAAGAGGCCATTAAACCCGACGAGTCTAATTTGAGTAAGGCGAGATCCGTTGGTTTCGGCTTTTTTATGGGAATACTCCCGATCTGGGGCTTTCAACTGCTGGTAGGCATCCCGCTTTCGATCTATTTCAGGATGAACAAAGTGTTGTTTCTGACCGCAGCCAACATTAGTATCCCGCCGTTCATTCCATTCATTATTTTTGGCAGCTATCAATTCGGCGGACTATTTTACAAAAACGGTGTGCAGCTGACTTCATTTGAAGACCTGAACCTGGAATCCATTCATGTCAATATTGTACAGTATCTTTTAGGAGGGACCTTGCTTGCGCTCCTCGCAGGTGCTGTCGGTTTCGTGGTGACCTACTTACCGCTGGCGCTTTTTCGCCCATCTAAAAAAGGCGCCTGA
- a CDS encoding beta-ketoacyl synthase chain length factor, whose protein sequence is MFYISAASSISHQPTFKNAGFSALIERLNESSALISPDYKGFIEAGLLRRMSKILRMSVACSKDCIEQAGIDQPDAIVVGTGLGCLQDTEKFLNNSITIEGLLPPTAFIQSTHNTMAGQISLSIGNHGYNMTHTQNTLSFENALQDAMLLLNEGEKHILVGAADEYIEILTEISGQLSIKPETLLTSGASFFVLSKEKASNALAVVKDCATTGFVQNVPEKIDSFLTDNGLQASDLDLILYSGTSDGLNDDAFLKSLPFGLGKCIDYLQLSGIYPTASAFALHYAADLMGQNKSLKNILICNSLIKRNLGLILVQSVEA, encoded by the coding sequence TTGTTTTACATTTCCGCCGCATCCTCGATCTCACACCAGCCTACATTCAAAAATGCAGGTTTTTCTGCTTTGATTGAACGTTTAAATGAATCATCGGCATTGATCAGCCCGGATTATAAGGGATTTATCGAGGCCGGACTCTTGCGCAGGATGAGCAAAATCCTTCGTATGTCTGTGGCTTGCTCCAAAGATTGCATTGAACAGGCGGGTATTGATCAGCCGGACGCCATTGTGGTAGGGACGGGCCTCGGATGTTTGCAGGACACCGAAAAGTTTCTGAACAATTCCATTACCATTGAAGGGCTGCTGCCGCCAACTGCCTTTATCCAGTCGACCCACAATACGATGGCCGGACAGATTTCGCTGAGTATCGGGAATCATGGCTATAACATGACCCATACCCAGAATACGCTTTCGTTTGAAAATGCATTGCAGGACGCCATGTTGCTGTTGAATGAAGGTGAAAAGCATATTCTGGTTGGCGCAGCAGACGAATACATTGAAATTCTGACTGAAATTTCTGGTCAATTAAGTATAAAACCTGAAACATTACTGACCTCGGGGGCGTCATTTTTTGTTTTATCGAAAGAGAAAGCGAGCAATGCATTGGCTGTCGTCAAAGACTGCGCTACTACTGGTTTTGTGCAAAACGTGCCGGAAAAGATAGATTCATTTTTGACTGATAATGGATTACAGGCGTCAGATCTGGATCTTATTTTGTACTCGGGCACCTCTGATGGTTTGAATGATGACGCGTTTTTGAAATCACTGCCATTCGGGCTAGGTAAATGCATTGATTATTTGCAGCTTTCAGGGATTTATCCGACGGCTTCTGCATTTGCGCTGCATTATGCCGCAGATCTGATGGGTCAGAACAAATCATTGAAGAATATTCTGATTTGTAATTCATTGATAAAAAGAAACTTAGGTCTAATACTCGTCCAGTCCGTTGAAGCATAA
- a CDS encoding sodium-translocating pyrophosphatase, translated as MSNITYLVPALGLIGLLVMFFKRGWVVRQDAGSPDMKEIADAIADGALAFLKAEWRVLIVFGIIVSILLGYSGTLVENSSVFIGVSFLIGAFVSAFAGYIGMNIATKSNVRTTQAARTSLTKALEVSFTGGSVMGIGVASLAVIGLGGLFIVLYSAFVGDSTDVNGLGMEKVLEVLAGFSLGAESIALFARVGGGIYTKAADVGADLVGKVEAGIPEDDPRNPATIADNVGDNVGDVAGMGADLFGSYVATILATMVLGREIISSGTDNFGGISPILLPMVIAGVGLIASIIGMFLVRVSDDNGNVQGALNRGNWGSIVLVLIASYPLTMWMLPEGTLTIRGVDFTSIDVFWAILLGSIVGAIMSTVTEYYTAMGKRPVQSIVNQSSTGHATNIIGGLSVGMESTVIPTLVLAAGIYISYEFAGLYGVAIAAAGMMATTAMQLAIDAFGPIADNAGGIAEMAHLPEEVRGRTDILDAVGNTTAAAGKGFAIASAALTSLALFAAFCGVAGINSIDIYKANVLAGLFVGAMIPFIFSSLAIAAVGRAAMKMVEEVRRQFREIPGIMEGTAKPEYDKCVAISTQASIREMVAPGLIALIVPVLVGFLFGPEVLGGTLAGVTVSGVLMGIFQNNAGGAWDNAKKSFEKGAVINGETFYKKSEPHKAAVTGDTVGDPFKDTSGPSMNILIKLMSIVSLVIAPHIGVKNAHTGSLNVNDESKKVVVAVSKAEVAEKSVEVVAAYPLEKKSR; from the coding sequence ATGAGTAACATTACCTATTTAGTGCCGGCATTAGGCCTTATCGGCTTGCTGGTTATGTTCTTCAAAAGAGGCTGGGTTGTCCGGCAGGATGCCGGGAGTCCCGATATGAAAGAAATCGCGGATGCCATCGCCGATGGCGCTCTTGCCTTCCTGAAAGCCGAATGGCGTGTACTCATAGTCTTTGGTATTATTGTTAGTATTTTGCTAGGTTACTCGGGTACGCTGGTCGAAAATTCCAGTGTCTTCATTGGTGTATCATTCCTGATCGGAGCGTTCGTTTCTGCCTTCGCCGGTTATATCGGGATGAATATTGCGACCAAATCCAACGTGCGTACCACTCAGGCTGCTCGGACAAGTCTTACAAAAGCTTTGGAAGTTTCCTTCACAGGGGGTTCTGTGATGGGTATAGGAGTAGCTAGTCTGGCTGTAATCGGGTTGGGCGGCTTGTTTATCGTTCTTTATTCAGCTTTTGTGGGAGATAGTACGGATGTGAACGGTCTTGGAATGGAGAAAGTGCTGGAAGTACTGGCAGGATTTTCACTGGGAGCTGAATCCATTGCGCTTTTCGCACGTGTGGGCGGAGGTATTTACACCAAAGCTGCTGATGTAGGAGCGGATCTTGTAGGAAAAGTAGAGGCGGGGATTCCGGAAGATGATCCGCGTAACCCTGCGACGATTGCAGATAACGTGGGCGATAACGTGGGTGACGTTGCCGGTATGGGCGCCGACCTTTTCGGTTCTTACGTGGCTACGATCCTCGCTACCATGGTTTTGGGTAGGGAGATCATTTCGAGCGGTACCGATAATTTTGGAGGGATATCGCCGATTTTGTTGCCGATGGTGATCGCTGGCGTGGGATTGATTGCATCTATTATAGGAATGTTCCTGGTGCGTGTAAGTGACGATAATGGTAATGTGCAGGGAGCATTGAACCGTGGTAACTGGGGTTCTATCGTGCTGGTACTGATCGCAAGTTATCCATTGACAATGTGGATGTTACCCGAAGGAACCCTTACGATTCGAGGCGTTGATTTTACTTCAATAGATGTATTCTGGGCGATTTTGCTTGGCTCAATCGTTGGTGCAATTATGTCTACGGTTACGGAATATTATACTGCTATGGGCAAGCGTCCGGTTCAATCCATTGTAAACCAGTCGTCTACCGGCCACGCTACTAACATTATCGGTGGGCTTTCTGTAGGGATGGAATCGACGGTTATTCCAACATTGGTTTTGGCAGCCGGGATTTATATCAGTTATGAATTCGCGGGACTATACGGAGTAGCGATCGCGGCCGCAGGAATGATGGCTACTACTGCTATGCAATTGGCAATCGATGCATTTGGACCAATCGCAGATAATGCGGGTGGTATCGCTGAAATGGCACATTTGCCCGAAGAAGTTCGTGGTCGTACGGATATTTTGGACGCGGTAGGAAATACCACAGCTGCCGCAGGAAAGGGATTTGCCATTGCGTCAGCCGCACTGACTTCGCTGGCACTTTTCGCGGCTTTCTGTGGTGTGGCAGGTATTAATTCCATTGATATTTACAAAGCCAATGTATTAGCAGGCTTGTTTGTAGGAGCAATGATACCATTCATTTTCTCGTCACTTGCGATTGCCGCAGTAGGACGTGCCGCCATGAAAATGGTAGAAGAAGTGCGCCGTCAGTTCCGTGAAATACCGGGAATTATGGAGGGTACCGCGAAACCTGAGTACGACAAATGCGTCGCGATTTCAACGCAGGCATCTATCCGTGAAATGGTAGCGCCTGGTTTGATCGCATTGATCGTTCCGGTACTGGTTGGTTTCCTGTTCGGGCCGGAAGTACTGGGAGGTACATTGGCTGGTGTGACGGTTTCTGGTGTCTTAATGGGTATTTTTCAAAACAACGCAGGTGGTGCCTGGGACAATGCGAAAAAATCATTTGAAAAAGGGGCTGTGATCAATGGAGAGACTTTTTACAAAAAATCAGAGCCGCATAAAGCCGCTGTAACTGGTGATACTGTGGGAGATCCTTTCAAAGATACCTCGGGGCCTTCGATGAATATTTTGATCAAACTCATGTCTATCGTGTCGCTGGTTATCGCTCCGCACATAGGGGTTAAAAACGCTCATACTGGTAGTTTGAATGTGAATGATGAAAGTAAGAAAGTGGTAGTTGCGGTTTCAAAAGCCGAAGTCGCTGAAAAATCTGTGGAGGTGGTTGCTGCTTATCCATTGGAAAAGAAGAGCCGCTAG
- a CDS encoding outer membrane lipoprotein carrier protein LolA yields the protein MIKYRLLLALCTALTGHILPAQSFKPAGDTEKILAELRKTSQATTSIQASFSEEKYLSVLKEPEHSTGLFFYQKNDKMRWEQKTPLKYIILINGDKLRIQEAGKEKNVGQAGRMAAQIKELMIGLVNGDFQQNKAFSIACLESNDQYMVVLTPVNRRLKNIYSKISMVFSRDSLRLKELSFFEKNGDKSIMKFQNEKFNHQIDENLFRNL from the coding sequence ATGATAAAATATAGATTACTGTTAGCGCTCTGCACGGCATTGACAGGGCACATTTTGCCCGCTCAGTCATTCAAACCGGCTGGCGATACCGAAAAAATCCTGGCAGAGTTGCGCAAAACTTCACAAGCGACCACATCCATCCAGGCTTCGTTTTCGGAGGAGAAATATCTGTCCGTACTGAAAGAGCCGGAGCATTCGACGGGACTTTTTTTTTATCAGAAGAATGACAAAATGCGATGGGAGCAAAAAACACCTTTGAAATACATCATTTTGATCAATGGTGATAAGCTCCGAATTCAGGAAGCTGGGAAGGAAAAGAATGTAGGCCAGGCGGGCAGGATGGCGGCACAGATCAAGGAACTGATGATTGGCCTGGTGAATGGCGATTTTCAGCAGAACAAGGCTTTTTCAATCGCTTGTCTGGAAAGTAATGATCAATATATGGTGGTGCTGACGCCGGTTAACCGTCGGTTGAAGAATATTTATTCCAAAATTTCAATGGTTTTCTCCCGGGATTCTCTGCGTTTGAAGGAGTTGTCATTTTTTGAAAAGAATGGTGACAAAAGCATCATGAAGTTCCAGAATGAAAAATTCAACCATCAGATCGACGAAAACCTGTTCCGGAATTTATAG
- a CDS encoding dienelactone hydrolase family protein, whose product MRTIFILVSIFLFKMFPPETEQKQSTIPVCYTPANDMSALAANTDFQMLHEAPVPFHYQGAGETVTFPTSDGKTGSGFLLKSAKKSDKWLFVYQEWWGLNDHIKQEAAKLHKDLADVNVLALDMYDGKVATTREEAGKLVQGASAERLAAITKGGVQYVGSNAKIASIGWCFGGMLSLQNAIAGGKQVVGCVMYYGRPEGDVEKLKTLNTDVLGIFGSQDQGIPPATVAKFQEDMKAAGKTVTVKMYDAVHGFANPSNPKHDAAATADAYKLSLDYLKKKLG is encoded by the coding sequence ATGAGAACAATTTTTATATTGGTATCCATTTTTCTCTTCAAGATGTTCCCGCCTGAGACGGAACAGAAACAAAGCACGATCCCGGTTTGCTATACGCCTGCAAATGATATGTCGGCATTGGCAGCGAACACGGATTTTCAAATGCTGCACGAAGCGCCGGTTCCTTTTCATTACCAGGGAGCAGGAGAAACAGTCACTTTCCCAACTTCTGATGGTAAAACAGGCAGCGGCTTTTTGCTGAAATCTGCAAAGAAATCAGACAAATGGCTTTTTGTTTATCAGGAATGGTGGGGCCTGAATGATCATATCAAGCAGGAAGCGGCGAAGCTTCATAAAGATTTGGCCGATGTGAATGTGCTGGCACTCGACATGTATGACGGCAAAGTAGCCACCACCCGCGAAGAAGCTGGCAAGCTGGTGCAAGGCGCTTCCGCTGAGAGACTTGCCGCCATTACAAAAGGAGGTGTTCAATATGTGGGCAGCAATGCTAAAATTGCAAGTATTGGCTGGTGCTTCGGTGGAATGCTTTCATTACAGAATGCAATTGCCGGTGGCAAGCAGGTGGTAGGATGTGTGATGTATTACGGCCGTCCGGAAGGTGACGTGGAAAAGTTAAAAACATTGAATACCGATGTACTGGGCATTTTCGGCAGCCAGGATCAGGGAATTCCTCCTGCTACTGTCGCGAAGTTTCAGGAAGACATGAAGGCTGCAGGTAAAACGGTTACTGTCAAAATGTATGACGCCGTACACGGTTTTGCTAATCCCAGCAACCCCAAACACGACGCTGCGGCCACTGCTGACGCTTACAAACTTTCACTGGACTACCTTAAAAAGAAATTGGGCTGA
- a CDS encoding 3-hydroxyacyl-ACP dehydratase, whose amino-acid sequence MPQNDIFTIIGIDSTADTIASEVRINAEHHLFEGHFPGTPVTPGVIQLQMVKTVLEQHLQKELQLKSVRTCKFLEVLNPNVTPVIRLNIKYKIQEVIEVTASGVFEGTTFFKAQATYQ is encoded by the coding sequence ATGCCCCAGAACGACATTTTTACAATTATTGGCATAGATTCGACAGCCGATACCATTGCTTCCGAAGTCAGGATCAACGCGGAACATCATCTATTTGAAGGGCATTTTCCAGGAACTCCCGTGACGCCTGGCGTGATCCAGCTGCAAATGGTAAAAACGGTTTTAGAGCAGCATTTGCAAAAAGAATTACAGCTAAAATCGGTCAGGACCTGCAAATTTCTGGAAGTACTTAATCCAAATGTAACTCCCGTCATCAGGCTGAACATTAAATATAAAATCCAGGAAGTGATCGAGGTAACAGCTTCCGGCGTATTTGAAGGGACTACATTTTTTAAAGCGCAGGCAACTTATCAGTAA
- a CDS encoding polysaccharide deacetylase family protein: protein MKHNITTFAAITAFALCGIIFWETGFVWAVLAVIFIAYLAATSYGSFKIQANYFLKSINKGQRKSIALTFDDGPDPDTTPAILETLKQKNVKATFFVIGKKAEKYPELLRQIDEEGHIVGNHSYSHHYLIAFFSTEKLRKDIVRCNGIITEAIGKPPRFFRPPFGVTNPRYATVLKELQLDCIGWSLRSFDTKAKNKYQIINKIISKLKSRDIVLLHDNLRVTADSLEDVIEHCLQKGVKIEPLSRLIQKEPYDKI from the coding sequence TTGAAGCATAACATTACCACATTTGCTGCCATTACTGCCTTTGCCCTGTGTGGAATCATATTTTGGGAAACAGGATTTGTATGGGCAGTTTTAGCGGTAATTTTCATCGCATACCTGGCTGCGACTTCTTACGGATCATTCAAAATACAGGCAAATTACTTTCTAAAATCGATCAATAAAGGTCAGCGGAAATCCATTGCGCTTACATTTGATGACGGTCCGGACCCCGACACGACTCCTGCAATTTTGGAGACATTGAAGCAGAAAAATGTCAAGGCTACCTTCTTTGTGATTGGTAAAAAAGCTGAGAAATATCCCGAATTGCTAAGGCAGATTGACGAGGAGGGGCATATTGTTGGTAACCATTCTTACAGCCATCATTACCTGATCGCGTTTTTTTCAACTGAGAAATTAAGAAAGGACATTGTGCGCTGTAATGGTATTATCACCGAGGCTATTGGAAAGCCGCCGCGCTTTTTTCGCCCACCATTCGGGGTAACCAATCCCAGATATGCCACGGTGCTGAAAGAGCTGCAACTGGATTGCATTGGCTGGTCACTACGAAGCTTCGATACCAAAGCGAAGAATAAGTACCAGATCATCAACAAAATCATTTCAAAATTAAAGTCGCGGGACATCGTTCTCTTGCATGATAACCTGCGCGTTACTGCGGATTCGTTGGAAGACGTCATCGAACATTGTCTTCAAAAAGGGGTTAAAATAGAACCGCTTTCCCGATTAATTCAGAAAGAACCCTATGATAAAATATAG